The Phragmites australis chromosome 13, lpPhrAust1.1, whole genome shotgun sequence DNA window GACTCGGCCGCTCGCTCCCACTCGCACGTCCCGACTCCTGCCTGGCTGACGCGCTCGGCCACCGATCGGGCgatcggcgccggcggccgagCCCAGAGGCGAGGCATACCGTACGTACGGGACTTCCACAGATTCTTGGGTGCCTGCGCATTGCGCAACCGTGGCGCCCTAGCCGATCCCGCAACCGGCGCTGGTGCAGGTGTAGGAATCAGTGCCACTCCCCGTTCTTGCTTGTCAATCTCGGCTCGGTGCCACCCCTCGATTTGATCGATCGTTGCGTTCCCGGAATTGTCCGTAGGAACGACTGGTTGATGGCGACGACGAAGGTGATCGGATCCAAACCATCCGATTGCTTCCAATTCCAAGACCCTAATACCTGGTATGTATTTTCCCTATCCCCTTGATTCCTCTTCCATCTCTGATGCGTTCTTGTTTCATGTGAGCTCAGCTGCATGCAGATCGGATAGACTTCTAACTGATCGGTTTCCGTATTTTTCTCTTCCTAGATGCATTCAGTCATCACAGTCGTCTTAATTGTAAATGTATCTCTGTCGTAGCGCGCATCGGCTACATAAATCTGACGAGAATCTATTCGCTTAAGACTGAACATCTTGTGGTAATTACAAGTTCATCGCCCATCCAAGCTCCCACATAATAATTCAGAGTCTGTCTTTCTGGTCAGATTCACATGTGTCCCTTGCCTTTTAGAAAACCTAAGTGACACTTCTGACAAAATCGAATGATTGGACAGAACAAAGCACTGCAGAATGCTTGATACTTTCCCTGCATTTTGACACTAGAAATGTTGCTGCTGTTGATTATCACAATGGAGCTGTTGCAGGATTTGCATGACTGAGCTTGTAAGCGATGTGGTCGTTGAAGTAGGAGAGATGTCCTTCCATCTCCACAAGGTACATCTCTTCCATCCTCTCGTTCTAGCTCCTCCTGCCTGATATTTTTTTCCAGTGTTCTATTGATGCTAAAAAGttagttgaaaaaaaaaatggttacATGCTCAAACACTAAAACCCCATTTGCAACATTTTTGCTCCATGGCACTAGTGCAATACATGAATCATTTGATGATTTGATGTTCTACTTTCAGACTGTCAGATAGCCTGGGACTTTTTAGTATGCAGATTTTCATATACTGACATCGTGCGGCAAAATGTTGTCTGTGTTTTTCGTCTTGTTCAGTTTCCACTAATCAGCCGTAGTGGCACGCTGCAAAAGTTGATAAACGAGTCCACGGGCGACGACGACAACAAGCCGAGTACCGTGCGGCTGGACGACATTCCCGGCGGCCCGGAGGCCTTCGAGCTGGCCGCCAGGTTCTGCTACGACGTCAGAATGGAGCTGAACGCGGTCAACGTCGTGCCGCTGCGCTGCGCGGCAGAGCACCTCCAAATGACCGAGGACTACGGCGAGGGGAACCTCGTGGAGCAGGCCGAGTCCTTCCTCCGCGACGTGCTCGGCAGCTGGAACGACGCCGTGCGCGCGCTGCAGGCGTGCGACGCCGTGCTCCCGCACGCCGAGGACCTCCACATCGTGTCGCGGTGCATCAACTCACTGGTGAGCAAGGCCTGCGCCGACCCGACCCTCTTCGGGTGGCCGATGCTGGAGTACTACACGGCGAAGAGCCTCGAGGAGACGGTGATCTGGAACGGCATCAGCACCGCCGGGAAGCCGAGGTCGCCGGGCGCGGACTGGTGGTACAAGCAGGCGTTGTCGTTCAGGCTGCCGGTGTACAAGAGGCTCATCACGACGATGCGGTCCAGGGGCATGAGTCCCGAGAACATCGCCGGCTCGCTCATGCACTACGCCAGGCGGCACCTCTCCGGGCTGAGCCGGCACTCCGGCTACAGCGACGGCAGCcgcggcggcgcgtcggggaCGACGACCGTGCTCTCGGACAACGACCAGAGGGTCCTCCTGGAGGAGGTCGTCGCGCTGCTCCCGGCCGAGAAGGGCGTCGCCACGACGCGGTTCCTGCTCGGCCTGCTCCGCACCGCGACGATCCTGCACGCCGGCGCGGCGTGCCGAGACGCGCTGGAGAGGAGGGCCGGCAACCAGATGGAGGAGGCCGCGCTGGAGGACCTCCTGATACCCAACACCGGCTACTCCGCGGAGACGCTCTACGACGTGGACTGCGTGCAGCGGATGCTGGAGCAGTTCATGATGGCGAGCACGTCGGCGTTCGCCGCGTCGCCGGAGATCACGGACGAGGGACAGCTGGTCGACGCCCCCTCGGTCGAGCTTATGCCGGTCACCACGGTGGCCAAGCTCGTCGACGGCTACCTCGCGGAGGTCGGGACGGACACCAACCTCAAGCTGTCCAAGTTCCAGACCATCGCCGCGCTCGTACCTGACTACGCCCGGGCAATCGACGACGGCCTCTACCGCGCCATTGACATCTACCTCAAGGTAAATCGACTATTCTTGGGCTGCACCCGAGTCTTGACTCTTGAATCGATCCAGTCGTATGATCACCGTGTCTGTGGCGCGCATGCAGGCGCACCCGTGGCTGACGGACTCGGAGCGGGAACACCTGTGCCGGCTGATGAACTGCCAGAAGCTGTCACTGGAGGCGTGCACGCACGCGGCGCAGAACGAGCGGCTGCCGCTGCGGGTGATGGTGCAGGTGCTCTTCTTCGAGCAGCTGCGGCTGCGCACCACGGTGGCCGGATGGTTCTTTGTGTCCGACAACGCTGACCAGGGCTCCAGCTCCGATAACTGCGTGCTGTCGAGGAGGAGCGGCGAGCTGGATTTCGCGGCAGTGTCGGAGGAGACGGACGAGGAGGGCTTCACGGCCCGGCACGACGAGCTGTCATCGGCGATGAGCGCGGAGGAGATCCGGCAGAGGGTGTCGGAGCTGGAGGAAGAGTGCTCGAGCATGAGGCAGGAGATACACCGGCTGGGGAAGCCAAAGAGCGCCTTGAGCCAGCTGTTCCAGAAGCTCGGGCTCGGCAAGAGGTCGTCGTCGCGGCAGCGAAAGCAGCAGACGCCGCAGCTGCCGCCAGGCTCGAGCGACAAGAGGCGCAGGTCCTTGGATTTGGGGTGTTAAGATGGGAAGGCTTACAcgtgtgtttgtttgtttgatgtTGTTTTTGAGATGTACTTAGTTATGATGATGAACTCGCCTTGTAGGTAGAAAGCGAATTGATTcattccttctctttttcacaCTTCATAAATTTCAGTTGTCTAAAATCAACAGTGGTGCTCAGGCGACGAGTTaggaaaggtttttttttttggtttagaggATTTCATGGATTCGACAGGGGTGGGCAACAAGTTAGGCAAGGTGTTTTTGGGTTTAGAGGATTTCATGAATTCGATAGGGGTGCTCAGGACGAGTTAgggaaggttttttttttggggggggggggggtagctGTTGCTTTAGATGTAAGCACTGTTCCTTGGATTTCGACAGGCAATGTTGAAGATCTCTCAActcgaatttttttaattccatTTGCAACCACTTCCCGACAGGAGCCGTTCGCTAACTCCATACTAGACCCTTTTGTGGACAGCTACACGACTAGCCATCCTTCCACAAAACCGACATGATAACCCAAAGTGGTGATGTCACCGTAGCCTGTACGAGGGAGATTAatttgcagaaaaaatggcaatTCGATCCAAAAGTATGCTTTAACTAGCCACTAAAATATGGGAACAGCCAGTAGCTACAGAACAAAACTTATTAGCTCTGTTTACAGGGGGAAATTAGGGTCCCACTTGAAACGGAGTGGCTCTATAGCATCTAATTTTCGTATTCATCATCCATGTATTTGCAACATGGTCTGGGAACATACGTTTGCAGTGTACTGAAACCAGCAAATCAGCAAATGCCGTTGAGTAAAGGAAGAAAAGATGACGGTCAAAATCACGAGAATGTGGTCGAAGAAGCACAAGCATGAAGGAGAGCAAGCGTCTGCTCTGCGATTGCGAGTTTTCTTGCCTGTTTCACCCACTCGGTAGCTATTTCCTCTGCTTCGCTTCCATGTAACCCTCCTTCCAGGGCCTCGGCTGCTGTACTCAAGTCTCCATCCACAATCAAGCTTTCCACCCTATTTATAAGAGACTCGATACCATCTCCAGATTTATCCTCTTTAATCTGAAAACCAATGGAAGGATTAGAAACTCAGTTTGAACTCCTAACAATGACTCACCACCGCAGGTAGTCAGGTACTACGATTCCTAAAGGAGGCAATACAGCGCCTGGCCTTAAAAGTTGAACTGAGATAATGCTATTGATTTCAATAGCATTATAAATCAATCGACTGTTGTTAATCAGAAAATTCTAATTGTATTCACCTTGATGGAAGAAGCAACACGAGCAACAGCATGAGTCAGgattccaccaccaccagctGGTATAAGGCTGAAATGTCTGATAGTTTCCTTCAAGGAATTAAACTGCAACAAAAAGTTATAGTCAATCAGATATTCAGCTATTGGTAACTTAACTGATTTTTTTCTCgacaagcattcatgacaagGTTGAAAAACAGAAACTGCCCAGTATCCAGCCCCCAAAAGGCCAAAACCGGTTGGGTTTGCGGTTTTGTGATTGAAGTGTAAGAAAATGTCAGGGTTCAGAAAACCAGAAACTGGCCTGTTCAGGTTTACCGGCCGGTTCTTCAGAGCCCTGTTCATGACAGTACCTTGATGCATAATAAGCATATTGGTACAAGAAATGTTATAAATTCTATTTAACCACTGTAAATATTAAATAATCAATTCAGAACAATAAGGTGTGCAGTTGTCTTATATGAAACAGTAGTACATTCATTCATTGCATCACAAGGACATACCTTTTGTTTCAACTCCACTCGGGTGTCTGATCCATAATCTAAAACATCTTCCGGAAGCGACGAAAGAGCCAGTTCTAACAGTGAATCTTTGTCAATGCCTTCAATAGATTTACGCAATAGGTCCACCTCTGACCGGATTGGTGATCCACTGGACAAAGCTTGTTCCAAAGCAAGAGTACCCTGCACAAAAAATTAAGGATTCTGTCATTATGAAGCCGGAAAGAAGAGGATAAGATGGTAATTAAGCTTTCAGGAGTTAGAACTTGGAAGCAAGCACATAAGTGGGTTCGTGGTAACTTACCAGAGCAAGCTTATGAACAGAATGACTCTGCCTAGCCTCTTCAGATCGTGCATAGAATGCCATACACAACGCATCTATCTGAAACAGAAGCGAAAACAGGCCATAAGCAAGTGAAGCAAGCTGAAATTCTGCATAAATTGTTTTTCTATCAATTAAACATACATGATGTTGCACAGCTTTAAAGGCATGTTTGGGTTAGTGACATTTGTTGTCGTGACTCAAATTTGGCTTTGCACACCGAGTGCCAAATTTGAGATGTGCCACTAACCCAAACATGCCTTAAAAGCTGAGCAACAGCATGTAAACCACTACTATTTAGAATACTGCAGGTCGTAAATAAAAAGATTGCATAAATACGTACGTTGAGATTTGCTTCAGCAATCTGTTCAATCTGGGATGCTTTCTCTTTTGCAACAGCCGCAGCCAGTTCAGCTTTTGCTAACTCTTGAACCTTCTCGATTTGTTGGCTTGTTTCCTCTTCCTGTTAAATTAGCAGTACTCAGGTCAGTTACTTAATGAATTAACATAAATAGAGTAGATAAGTTATAGTAGATACTAGATACAGAGCAAATCTGACAGACCTTCCTCTGCAGCTCATCTCGCAATTTTTGTTCGGTTTTTTCTTGAAGTTCCTTTATCGAAGCAGCATACttcaatttttctttcttcaaCTCCTGAGAACATCAAAATAATTGAAAACACCAGGAAGCTAAAGATTTCAGCAGAAATTAAATGCAACAAGAGATGCCAGTCTAGCTATACTAAATAAAGTGGAGAATACCATGCATGTTGTACAACGAATATTCTGCATTTTTGTTTTAAACAAAAGATAATTGGAAAAAATTAGCTTCTAAGTATTACACCCTCCCTCCCGTGGTATCTAACATTTGAAACttcaaatatacatatatgtgtacatatcCAGAGTGCGACATGGAAACAATATCATTACATTGTCATAAAATACTTCGTGATGCAATTATTTAATTGTGACGGTCGACGTCTCACATTGAAGGCAATGGAAAGTAGAAGACTGTCTACATCTCGGAACATATGGCAGCATAGTATGGAACAGAATCAGATTGGAAGTTATAGTGAAACTCAAAATACCATGTTGCCTCATACCTTATCCAGAATTGCTGCCTCTTCTGCGTACATAAGTTCCCGGGCCCTAGTGTCCTTCAGCTCCTTTTCATATTTCTCCTGAGAAAATGCAAAGCATAACACAATAAAGTTTGGTATTGACAAGTGTGTAATTTACTTTTAGCAGTGGTTTGTGAACCACTGAAAATCCATGACAAATACAAAAGTTTGATACAAggaaatgatgaagatgatattgTAAACCACAAAGGCAAAACTAGTGTTCAACCTTTTATCTGCAGCAAATAAAGGCCATAACCAAGCACAAACATAAAATGTAAACAAATGACATACCTTCAACTTCCTTTTCTCTTCTGCATACATGTGAGCATCTGCATCTGCCTGCCTTTTTTCAGCAGCATGGATAGCCTCTATGATATCAAGTACAATTTTTCCGTCGTCAGAAGTTTTTTCACAAACTTCATCACTTCTAGTTTCCTCAGCAgtctgttaaaaaaaaaagataaaaaggcTTATCATACAAATAAACGTGGAAGAAAATAGTTTAAGTGTCATCAAGTTATTTCTAGCAATAACTTTGCTGGTCGAAAGCCTTTCAAGAAATTTCCATTTATACGGGATCTAGGCATAATTCCCAATCCATTCTATATAGAATTCTTTTCATTCTATCACAAAATAACATAAAAACAAAACATTCGATTCTTATAATCAATATTGTTACAGTCCAGCTTTCTAAAGACACAAGAACTTACTGTGTCTTTAGAAACACCAGGTTCATCTTGTAGTAAATACGTCTCAGCAAGAGATTTCTGTTCAACTGCATCAGCCCCTGAGGGATCCTACAAACAAGGATAGATTCAATACGATAAGTGTAACTGTCTCAAATTCAATAATCAGAAATACAATCATCGACCAAAGTGAAAGCAAGACAGTACAGAAGAAGAGTTTGGCAAGATCTGTTCTATATGGAAACTACAATAGGTGGGCTGCTGTAGTGATGACGATGAAACAAAAGAGTAGCTTCTGACAGTGTAAGGCAAGTTAAACTGTATGGGATCTTCACTGACAAAACAGACAGCTCTGGTAGTTCTCCAGTTGAAAGGCCTATAATTCAAAACCCTACAATCCAAAGCTGTTCAAGTCTTCAAGAGTGCCAGCTGAATTATCGAGTTAAATAGTCAGAAACATAGATAGATGCAACCATGCAACAACAAACTGTGGCACTTGCACACTATGCAAGCATACCTAACCGGTT harbors:
- the LOC133888905 gene encoding BTB/POZ domain-containing protein At5g03250-like; amino-acid sequence: MATTKVIGSKPSDCFQFQDPNTWICMTELVSDVVVEVGEMSFHLHKFPLISRSGTLQKLINESTGDDDNKPSTVRLDDIPGGPEAFELAARFCYDVRMELNAVNVVPLRCAAEHLQMTEDYGEGNLVEQAESFLRDVLGSWNDAVRALQACDAVLPHAEDLHIVSRCINSLVSKACADPTLFGWPMLEYYTAKSLEETVIWNGISTAGKPRSPGADWWYKQALSFRLPVYKRLITTMRSRGMSPENIAGSLMHYARRHLSGLSRHSGYSDGSRGGASGTTTVLSDNDQRVLLEEVVALLPAEKGVATTRFLLGLLRTATILHAGAACRDALERRAGNQMEEAALEDLLIPNTGYSAETLYDVDCVQRMLEQFMMASTSAFAASPEITDEGQLVDAPSVELMPVTTVAKLVDGYLAEVGTDTNLKLSKFQTIAALVPDYARAIDDGLYRAIDIYLKAHPWLTDSEREHLCRLMNCQKLSLEACTHAAQNERLPLRVMVQVLFFEQLRLRTTVAGWFFVSDNADQGSSSDNCVLSRRSGELDFAAVSEETDEEGFTARHDELSSAMSAEEIRQRVSELEEECSSMRQEIHRLGKPKSALSQLFQKLGLGKRSSSRQRKQQTPQLPPGSSDKRRRSLDLGC
- the LOC133887916 gene encoding MICOS complex subunit MIC60, mitochondrial, which encodes MLRRCVRDLHSLRSLTRVPRPISGESPAFLRSRSKSTKASQKSSTQNTVPGPQKEPSQSGSNVPKFVLGTLVVGAAAMGAYQAGYIDLQFKDIKLPSSIKEQDVVKRYEDLKVPSEQKVDQTQIMSEPNIEIVQDTENEAHIPKNLPSEGVGAPMIPTDGEHPIPAEEKETGTLKHRSDTKLPSQEAPAVEVNPVVVDDKVAGEVPHEQQSEKIDSTISPVQSSPTTVSPYHDFLAGADKPKDPSGADAVEQKSLAETYLLQDEPGVSKDTTAEETRSDEVCEKTSDDGKIVLDIIEAIHAAEKRQADADAHMYAEEKRKLKEKYEKELKDTRARELMYAEEAAILDKELKKEKLKYAASIKELQEKTEQKLRDELQRKEEETSQQIEKVQELAKAELAAAVAKEKASQIEQIAEANLNIDALCMAFYARSEEARQSHSVHKLALGTLALEQALSSGSPIRSEVDLLRKSIEGIDKDSLLELALSSLPEDVLDYGSDTRVELKQKFNSLKETIRHFSLIPAGGGGILTHAVARVASSIKIKEDKSGDGIESLINRVESLIVDGDLSTAAEALEGGLHGSEAEEIATEWVKQARKLAIAEQTLALLHACASSTTFS